A window from Drosophila nasuta strain 15112-1781.00 chromosome 3, ASM2355853v1, whole genome shotgun sequence encodes these proteins:
- the LOC132789114 gene encoding phosphoserine phosphatase, with the protein MSSSVLSMTRPTTNGSSCATATTTATLLAQQLNAALANNGKSSTAAVSTTAPHPPQPKQPLLAAKIIKQSHVVCFDVDSTVICEEGIDELAEYCGKGSEVARVTKEAMGGSMTFQDALKIRLNIIRPTQQQVSDFIKQRPSTLSRNVKRFVAQLKGDGKQVFLISGGFDCLIAPVAAELGIPLSNMYANKMLFDYKGDYDSFDVTQPTSRSGGKAEAIGMIRKRLSTTAAGDAPLMITMIGDGATDLEAVPPANNFIGFGGNVVRPEVYRRAQYYITDFEQLM; encoded by the coding sequence agcaacaacaacagccacactGCTCGCCCAGCAGCTTAACGCAGCGCTGGCCAACAATGGCAAaagcagcacagcagcagtcTCCACAACCGCACCGCACCCGCCGCAGCCAAAGCAACCGCTGCTGGCAGCCAAGATCATCAAGCAATCGCATGTCGTTTGCTTCGATGTCGACTCCACTGTGATCTGCGAGGAGGGCATCGATGAGCTGGCCGAGTACTGTGGCAAGGGCAGCGAGGTGGCACGTGTCACCAAGGAGGCGATGGGCGGCAGTATGACCTTTCAGGACGCCCTCAAGATACGCCTCAATATCATACGgcccacacaacaacaagtctCGGACTTTATCAAGCAGCGTCCCAGCACGCTCAGTCGCAATGTGAAGCGTTTTGTAGCGCAACTAAAAGGAGATGGCAAGCAGGTGTTTCTGATCTCGGGCGGCTTTGATTGCCTGATAGCGCCCGTCGCCGCCGAGTTGGGTATTCCCTTGAGCAATATGTATGCGAATAAAATGCTCTTCGATTACAAAGGCGATTACGATAGTTTCGATGTCACACAACCCACATCGCGTTCTGGCGGCAAAGCCGAAGCGATTGGCATGATACGCAAACGTTTGTCGACAACAGCTGCAGGAGATGCCCCATTGATGATTACGATGATTGGTGATGGTGCAACGGACTTGGAAGCTGTGCCACCggcaaacaattttattggCTTTGGCGGCAATGTTGTGCGACCTGAGGTCTATAGACGCGCCCAGTATTACATAACGGACTTTGAGCAGCTGATGTGA
- the LOC132789111 gene encoding SHC-transforming protein 2, translating to MPRNGGIEAGNNGGMGSTSTATNDGCIYPDDVILEKGVTFNVRYTGCVEVKTSMKSLDFETRTQLARECINRVCEAAGLKSASKRRLDKKLYNFISDRPSMQHAGTNIIINVSSRALTLSNVDTGEVIANHNMPRISFASGGDNDTLDFLAYIAKREGDEWRACYVLECAGGQSEDLIVTIGKAFVLRFNALNKMNNDQHHHQHHQASSANNALVDGMMSQSCKENVKEYYNDLPNKLPPDLPCEEQQQQMPLHPHAPRVAQLNLKKPRDRLSSNLIDLNSPPPDQTTNKLALGNFDPLHAATTAAAAATTAAALATASTVRDVFDGAQCPLTAEVWFHAAISRPIAERMLLQDGDFLVRESQGKRGQYVLTGLEGKTPKHLLLIDPEGVVRTKDRIFDSISHLINYHWVHALPIISEDSELVLRNPVRRSPPQQHDQAAVADNAA from the exons ATGCCACGGAATGGCGGCATCGAAGCCGGCAATAACGGTGGCATGGGCTCCACATCCACAGCGACTAACGATGGCTGCATATATCCGGACGATGTCATTTTAGAAAAGGGCGTAACATTCAATGTACGTTACACGGGCTGCGTTGAGGTCAAGACCTCAATGAAATCACTGGACTTTGAGACGCGCACACAGCTGGCACG AGAATGTATCAATCGCGTGTGCGAAGCAGCAGGCTTAAAATCGGCCAGTAAACGGCGATTGGACAAGAAGTTATACAACTTTATATCGGATCGACCGAGCATGCAACATGCTGGcaccaacatcatcatcaatgtGTCGAGTCGAGCGCTCACGCTGAGCAATGTGGACACTGGCGAAGTGATTGCCAATCACAACATGCCGCGCATTTCCTTTGCTTCCGGTGGCGACAATGATACCCTTGATTTCCTGGCCTACATTGCGAAGAGGGAGGGCGACGAGTGGCGGGCATGTTATGTGCTGGAATGCGCTGGCGGCCAGAGCGAAGACTTAATTGTGACCATTGGCAAAGCGTTTGTGCTGCGCTTCAATGCATTGAACAAAATGAACAAcgatcaacatcatcatcagcatcatcaagCGTCATCAGCGAATAACGCGCTTGTCGATGGCATGATGAGTCAGAGCTGCAAGGAGAATGTGAAAGAGTATTACAATGATTTGCCCAACAAGCTGCCACCGGATTTGCCATGcgaggagcaacaacagcaaatgccACTGCATCCGCATGCACCGCGTGTGgcacaattgaatttaaagaaaCCGCGCGATCGCTTGAGCAGCAATCTCATCGATCTTAACTCCCCGCCACCCGATCAAACCACCAATAAGCTAGCACTGGGCAACTTTGATCCATTGcacgcagcaacaacagcagcagcagctgctacaACTGCCGCTGCCCTTGCAACAGCATCCACAGTACGCGACGTCTTCGATGGCGCCCAGTGTCCGCTGACAGCCGAAGTTTGGTTTCATGCGGCCATCTCGCGACCCATTGCCGAGCGCATGTTGCTCCAGGATGGCGATTTCTTAGTGCGCGAATCTCAGGGCAAGCGTGGACAATACGTGTTGACAGGGCTGGAGGGGAAGACACCGAAGCATCTGCTGCTCATCGATCCCGAGGGCGTGGTGCGCACCAAAGATCGCATATTCGATAGCATCAGTCATTTGATCAACTATCATTGGGTGCATGCGTTGCCCATCATATCGGAGGATTCGGAGCTGGTCTTGCGTAATCCAGTGCGACGATCACCGCCCCAGCAACACGATCAGGCAGCAGTTGCTGATAACGCAGCTTAA
- the LOC132789112 gene encoding uncharacterized protein LOC132789112: MYGHSTSTIKNFDSLKSWSVWAGVLGVVQAVIWIGLTITAIVAYTCHIYITNEMTYGSFVKTIFFDVYFHGSCKMSPDAYQSYDDTILKSVKTVFDPTQILVWDCVYLALSVAWFIVSIVLLTCVRKDNVKGTLGAIYSWAFFVFVISCMDLAIGVIFGVDFSRFHAVASQYNANDINAGVVDPNAAQLIAGGVAAMAMMIISFKGFILWFINVGLLIYLLTRAVQIASDNDRTDTLFMPRKDSNDILATRAPIRAYEEERVEVQAYNNDAFLPDTRSTAETIEVNEEAIVRAAHMSRDANLMDRRFRSIDAFQQYPSPNQPAARQSSQNPVQETVVVATAGFPVPDYSPGLSPGNNGILRHHHQY, translated from the exons ATGTACGGACACTCGACGTCGACCATCAAAAACTTTGACTCGCTGAAATCATGGTCCGTCTGGGCAGGTGTACTTGGAGTG GTACAAGCCGTCATCTGGATAGGTCTAACGATAACCGCAATTGTTGCATACACATGTCATATATACATTACCAATGAAATGACTTATGGCTCATTTGTGAAGACCATTTTCTTCGATGTGTACTTCCATGGCTCGTGCAAAATGTCACCCGATGCCTATCAGAGCTATGATGACACCATTCTCAAGTCTGTGAAGACCGTCTTCGATCCCACCCAGATCTTGGTCTGGGATTGTGTCTATTTGGCCCTTTCGGTTGCCTGGTTCATTGTTTCCATCGTGCTATTAACTT GCGTACGAAAGGACAATGTGAAGGGCACACTTGGCGCCATCTACAGTTGGGCGTTCTTTGTGTTCGTCATCAGTTGCATGGACTTGGCCATTGGCGTCATTTTCGGCGTTGATTTCAGTCGTTTCCATGCAGTTGCATCCCAATACAACGCCAACGACATTAATGCCGGTGTTGTGGATCCGAATGCAGCTCAACTGATTGCTGGTGGCGTCGCTGCCATGGCTATGATGATTATTTCATTCAAGGGATTCATATTGTGGTTCATCAACGTTGGACTCTTGATCTATTTGCTTACGCGCGCTGTTCAAATTGCTTCTGATAACGACAGAACG GATACGCTTTTCATGCCACGTAAGGACTCAAATGACATTCTGGCCACCCGTGCACCCATTCGTGCCTACGAAGAAGAGag AGTGGAAGTGCAAGCTTACAACAATGATGCCTTCCTGCCCGATACACGCTCCACGGCCGAGACGATCGAAGTGAATGAGGAGGCAATTGTGCGAGCAGCGCACATGTCACGCGATGCCAATCTGATGGATCGTCGTTTCCGTAGCATCGATGCCTTCCAGCAGTATCCGTCACCCAATCAGCCCGCAGCTCGTCAATCGTCGCAGAATCCTGTGCAAGAGACTGTTGTCGTGGCCACAGCGGGATTCCCCGTGCCTGACTATTCACCTGGTCTGAGTCCCGGGAATAACGGTATTCTCCGTCACCATCATCAGTACTAA
- the LOC132789107 gene encoding LOW QUALITY PROTEIN: uncharacterized protein LOC132789107 (The sequence of the model RefSeq protein was modified relative to this genomic sequence to represent the inferred CDS: deleted 1 base in 1 codon), with the protein MNNQLNPATYRKFNNLLSSGAVTVTGPGQPRILKTTRLAVGGGGNSNASSAAAAASQQQTVMDSDGVARCYICDELLLGNQTQTSLTDMCTTHTSTKFPNKLAQLVGEGFMVIVCNEDFVCSRCTNLVNYYDRLENDVERVKSNLLNLLNKKYGINEDSGGNNNAAGDSASPPLKMQKLAGNAANRSLEEGGDALRQRKLVQQSTPVSQQLKVASPQSGGATQTQVQRKATKIYKCTSCDYKTSDMRLFNTHYETCKQQTFQCKTCRKIFPHFGAMKHHMVRDHNTAMDNTCAMCHINFVNETSLRKHMETNHATNVLVTSTTTIPAAAAPVTAAAAAAAAAAASAGNVTESIGVSGSALYTCNHCQFKSTDKGVFDEHMRKHVQTNKPKPFKCRLCSQRFETREAATVHAKQHQTNYFKCGQCAMTFPKRELLVKHAEIHQLEKMAASGASTQKLLQETIDEALSDSVPAAAAQGGNSGQQVVSSVAEENNIRFFSCSICSLTFIQETYYNHHMETHRREKKSGAAGGSGGGSGSNAAALNSAATALLSDEPGESGVGLKEESNEQSAEADIESLFEKLHSDKNDSEKKNEMVITSQEGSGGITFNITIPQVDAAGVEQAESKHSPNAQAPVSVSIDMPTLDQAEEEESQAQGDKTAEARDTKSNAPPVSMPSLDDDNEAAAAAAADANADDTTDGNAAAKPSEKSSAKGEQTAASKEKQVKQEGAEEAAGEAQAAEAEKHEAEETPAAGEQTAEAAEEAAAAAEAEAAAAAGEGEAGEAAGGEQQVAMELDEAMQAQVDGGQIKFIVNENGHLLQLDNHILTDAEGNQIIVQDPEQIQQLLQSVGVLQSGDGLEGDTLQMMTDGSGQMVLVHGDNNEQQLIDASLINSEGQIIIQQGQDGEEGPHVISEDGTRIPVSVSYTEDGQPIVQVQQQVLEAAQASAEEKEAAAAAQAEAEEAGEATQTSEAVTVTTAAATAVTTSTASSSSGGTAGFFALDEFAETKAD; encoded by the exons ATGAACAATCAACTAAACCCGGCCACCTACcgcaaattcaataatttgctTAGCAGCGGCGCTGTTACCGTCACCGGTCCCGGACAGCCGCGCATCTTGAAAACGACTCGACTCGCTgtcggcggcggcggcaattCGAATgcaagcagcgcagcagcgGCTGCTTCGCAACAACAAACCGTTATGGACAGTGATGGAGTTGCACGCTGTTATATTTGCGATGAGTTGCTATTAGGGAATCAAACGCAGACATCGCTAACCGATATGTGCACCACGCACACCTCAACCAAATTCCCCAATAAGCTGGCTCAACTGGTTGGCGAGGGCTTCATGGTAATTGTGTGCAACGAAGATTTCGTTTGTTCGCGCTGCACCAATTTGGTCAACTACTACGACCGCCTCGAGAACGATGTGGAGCGCGTTAAGTCGAATCTGCTGAATTTGCTAAACAAAAAGTATGGCATCAATGAGGATAGCGGTGGCAATAATAATGCGGCAGGAGATTCGGCAAGTCCGcctttgaaaatgcaaaagctAGCGGGAAATGCGGCAAATCGTTCGCTCGAAGAGGGCGGGGATGCATTGCGACAGCGTAAGCTGGTGCAACAATCAACGCCAG TGTCGCAACAATTGAAGGTCGCATCGCCACAGAGCGGCGGCGCCACCCAGACGCAGGTTCAACGCAAGGCAACCAAGATTTACAAGTGCACCTCGTGCGATTACAAGACCTCCGACATGCGTCTGTTCAACACACATTACGAGACATGCAAACAGCAGACGTTCCAGTGCAAGACCTGTCGCAAGATCTTC CCCCACTTTGGCGCCATGAAGCATCACATGGTGCGTGATCACAACACCGCCATGGACAACACTTGCGCCATGTGCCACATCAATTTCGTGAATGAGACGAGCTTGCGCAAGCACATGGAAACCAATCATGCCACCAATGTGCTTGTCACCAGCACCACAACAATTCCCGCAGCTGCCGCTCCAGTtactgcggctgctgctgctgccgccgcggCTGCTGCATCGGCTGGCAATGTCACTGAGTCGATTGGTGTCTCGGGCTCGGCGCTGTATACATGCAATCACTGTCAGTTCAAGTCCACTGACAAGGGTGTGTTTGATGAGCATATGCGCAAACATgttcaaacaaacaaaccgaAGCCATTCAAGTGTCGCCTATGCTCGCAACGCTTTGAGACACGCGAGGCGGCCACCGTGCACGCCAAGCAGCATCAGACCAACTACTTCAAGTGCGGTCAGTGCGCGATGACCTTCCCCAAGCGTGAGTTGCTCGTGAAGCATGCCGAGATTCATCAGCTGGAGAAGATGGCTGCCAGCGGCGCTAGCACACAAAAATTGCTGCAGGAGACCATTGATGAGGCATTGAGCGATTCGGtgccagcagctgctgctcaggGCGGCAACAGTGGCCAGCAGGTGGTGAGCAGTGTGGCCGAGGAGAACAACATTCGCTTCTTTTCGTGCAGCATCTGCTCGCTAACCTTCATACAGGAGACGTACTACAATCACCACATGGAGACACACAGGCGGGAGAAGAAGAGCGGCGCTGCCGGTGGCAGCGGCGGGGGCAGTGGCAGTAATGCAGCTGCCCTCAATTCGGCTGCCACAGCATTGTTGAGCGATGAGCCCGGCGAGTCGGGTGTCGGCTTGAAGGAGGAATCGAATGAGCAGAGCGCTGAAGCTGACATTGAGAGCCTGTTTGAGAAATTGCATTCGGATAAGAATGACAGCGagaagaaaaatgaaatggtCATCACCTCACAGGAGGGGAGCGGTGGCATCACTTTTAACATAACCATACCCCAAGTGGATGCCGCCGGCGTCGAGCAGGCGGAGAGCAAGCATTCACCAAATGCACAAGCGCCTGTTTCGGTTAGCATTGATATGCCCACTTTGGATCAAGCCGAGGAGGAAGAATCACAAGCGCAGGGTGACAAAACCGCTGAGGCTCGCGACACCAAATCGAATGCGCCACCCGTCTCTATGCCCAGTTTGGATGATGACAATGAggccgcagctgcagcagctgcagatgCCAATGCAGACGACACAACCGATGGCAATGCAGCAGCCAAGCCCAGCGAGAAGTCCAGCGCCAAGGGAGAGcaaacagcagccagcaaGGAGAAGCAGGTCAAGCAGGAAGGTGCTGAAGAAGCTGCGGGCGAAGCACAGGCTGCCGAGGCGGAGAAACACGAAGCCGAGGAGACGCCAGCAGCTGGCGAGCAAACAGCTGAAGCAGCCGAAGAAGCTGCAGCCGCTGCGGAAGccgaagcagctgctgccgccggTGAAGGTGAAGCTGGTGAGGCAGCGGGAGGTGAACAGCAAGTGGCCATGGAACTGGATGAGGCAATGCAGGCCCAAGTCGATGGTGGACAAATCAAGTTTATTGTGAATGAGAATGGACATTTGCTGCAGCTGGATAATCACATACTGACCGATGCCGAGGGCAATCAGATTATTGTGCAAGATCCCGAGCAGatacagcagctgctgcagagTGTTGGTGTGCTGCAGTCCGGCGATGGCTTGGAGGGCGACACACTGCAAATGATGACCGATGGCAGCGGCCAAATGGTTCTCGTTCATGGCGATAACAATGAACAGCAACTGATCGATGCCTCACTGATCAATTCCGAAGGCCAAATCATCATACAACAGGGCCAAGATGGCGAGGAGGGTCCACATGTCATCAGTGAGGATGGCACACGCATACCCGTCTCTGTTTCGTACACAGAAGATGGCCAACCCATTGTGCAAGTGCAGCAACAAGTGCTGGAAGCGGCTCAAGCGAGTGCCGAGGAAAAggaggcggcggcagcagcgcaAGCCGAGGCCGAGGAGGCGGGCGAGGCAACACAAACCAGCGAAGCGGTCACAgtgacaacagcagcggccACCGCGGTGACCACGAGCACAGCCAGCAGTAGCAGTGGCGGCACTGCCGGATTCTTTGCGCTCGACGAGTTCGCCGAGACGAAAGCGGACTAG
- the LOC132789119 gene encoding pupal cuticle protein Edg-78E, with translation MNSRSRRRGQQQCLFVKLHQLFLLQLALLLLPSAADGRPTATESAAETLYYVNQPADAAGNYNFEFQTSNGITTKAAGNEHGAVGVVQYVSKEGIPVTFTYVADENGYQPSGDFAPPHLARLLEYLQTHPAVDEQKSRRW, from the exons ATGAATTCGCGTAGTCGTCGTCGTGGCCAGCAGCAATGCCTGTTTGTCAAG CTTCATCAGCTGTTCCTGCTTCAACTCGCGCTGCTGCTTCTACCATCCGCTGCTGATGGACGTCCTACTGCTACAGAATCTGCAGCTGAAACACTTTACTATGTGAATCAACCGGCGGATGCTGCcggaaattataattttgagttTCAGACCTCCAATGGGATCACCACCAAGGCGGCGGGCAACGAACATGGTGCAGTTGGTGTGGTTCAATATGTGTCCAAGGAAGGAATCCCAGTGACCTTCACCTATGTGGCCGATGAGAATGGTTATCAGCCCTCAGGAGATTTTGCTCCACCTCATTTAGCTCGTTTGCTGGAATATCTTCAAACGCATCCGGCTGTCGATGAACAGAAATCTCGACGCTGGTAa
- the LOC132788248 gene encoding pupal cuticle protein Edg-78E, with protein LLILSHSDGSFQLITLLCLALLSSQLDARLVRIRRIRRLVGGSERDAQITDFRVQPLDENGVFKYAFKTSNGIDVQAAGSALETIGIFSYTSPEGQDIETRYIADELGFHVVGRHLPQPPPTPSYILRSLEYIRTHNEDGSPKVHTL; from the coding sequence TTGCTGATACTAAGCCACTCAGACGGTTCATTTCAGCTCATCACATTGCTGTGCTTGGCGCTTCTCTCCTCGCAGCTGGATGCGAGGCTCGTGAGGATTCGTCGCATTCGTCGCCTGGTCGGTGGCAGCGAACGTGATGCCCAGATAACGGATTTTCGCGTACAGCCGCTGGACGAGAATGGTGTCTTTAAGTATGCCTTCAAGACGAGCAACGGCATCGATGTCCAGGCAGCGGGCAGTGCTTTGGAAACGATTGGCATCTTTAGCTACACCTCACCCGAGGGTCAGGATATCGAGACACGCTACATAGCCGATGAGTTGGGCTTCCATGTGGTGGGCAGACATCTGCCCCAACCACCGCCAACACCCAGCTATATACTGCGATCATTGGAGTACATTCGCACCCACAACGAAGATGGTTCGCCGAAAGTTCATACACTGTGA